One Setaria viridis chromosome 5, Setaria_viridis_v4.0, whole genome shotgun sequence genomic region harbors:
- the LOC117858797 gene encoding protein RADIALIS-like 3 produces MASNSTWGSSSSSDQWTRQEDKMFERALAVYDTDTPDRWHNVARYMGGTRSIEELRRRYQLLVRDVAQIESDGVPFHWYAAAPPPSRLQRG; encoded by the exons ATGGCGTCCAACTCGACTTggggctcctcctcgtcgtctgaTCAGTGGACGCGGCAGGAGGACAAGATGTTCGAGCGCGCCCTGGCGGTGTACGACACGGACACCCCAGACCGATGGCACAACGTGGCGCGCTACATGGGCGGCACCAGGTCCATCGAGGAGTTGCGCCGCCGCTACCAGCTGCTCGTCCGGGACGTCGCACAGATCGAGTCCGACGGCGTGCCGTTCCACTGGTacgccgccgcaccgccgccgtcgagacTGCAGCGAG GTTGA
- the LOC117855260 gene encoding protein RADIALIS-like 3 translates to MASMSMSSSRPQWTKKQDKLFEQALAVYDKETPDRWHNIARAVGGKSAEEVRRYYEILVEDVKRIEAGKVPFPAYRCPGGGAPANMTMGGY, encoded by the coding sequence ATGGCGTCGATGTCGATGAGCTCGTCGAGGCCGCAGTGGACGAAGAAGCAGGACAAGCTGTTCGAGCAGGCGCTGGCGGTGTACGACAAGGAGACGCCGGACCGGTGGCACAACATCGCGCGCGCCGTGGGGGGGAAGTCGGCGGAGGAGGTCAGGCGCTACTACGAGATCCTGGTCGAGGACGTCAAGCGCATCGAGGCCGGCAAGGTGCCCTTCCCCGCATACAGGTGCCCCGGCGGCGGTGCCCCCGCCAACATGACCATGGGCGGCTACTAG